The following coding sequences are from one Segnochrobactrum spirostomi window:
- the epsC gene encoding serine O-acetyltransferase EpsC: MKPLPSETAASAGWDLDAIVADLRRSREVLHNIRHKGSVRELPSRRALAEVVEHLSAALFPTHFGATDLTDESIDYFVGASLGQALSALAEQIRRGLRFGPAQVEAETGLEAKAAEITRTFAHQLPDIRALLVSDLQAAYEGDPAATSFAEILLSYPGVVAVLHYRLAHALHRLGVPFLARLISKIAHSQTGIDIHPAAEIGSGFFIDHGTGVVIGETAIIGNHVRLYHSVTLGAKRFAVDETGALIKGKPRHPIVEDDVVIYAGATVLGRITIGRGAVIGGNAWVTQDVAPGAVLLKAASD, from the coding sequence GTGAAGCCGCTACCGAGCGAGACCGCGGCTTCCGCGGGCTGGGACCTCGACGCCATCGTGGCCGATCTTCGGCGCTCGCGGGAGGTGCTGCACAACATCCGCCACAAGGGCAGCGTCCGCGAACTGCCCTCGCGCCGGGCGCTCGCGGAGGTCGTGGAGCACCTCTCGGCCGCGCTGTTCCCAACCCATTTCGGGGCAACGGATCTCACCGACGAGAGCATCGATTATTTCGTCGGCGCGAGCCTCGGCCAGGCCCTGTCTGCGCTCGCCGAGCAGATTCGGCGCGGACTTCGCTTCGGTCCGGCTCAGGTCGAAGCCGAGACCGGGCTCGAGGCGAAGGCGGCCGAGATCACCCGCACCTTCGCCCACCAGCTTCCCGACATCCGCGCCCTTCTCGTCAGCGATCTCCAGGCCGCCTACGAGGGCGATCCCGCCGCGACCAGCTTCGCCGAGATCCTGCTCAGCTATCCCGGCGTGGTCGCCGTCCTTCATTACCGGCTCGCCCATGCCTTGCACCGCCTGGGCGTGCCCTTCCTGGCGCGGCTCATTTCCAAGATCGCCCACTCCCAGACGGGGATCGACATTCACCCCGCCGCCGAGATCGGGTCCGGCTTCTTCATCGACCACGGCACGGGGGTCGTGATCGGCGAGACGGCGATCATCGGCAACCACGTCCGGCTCTACCATTCGGTGACCCTCGGCGCGAAGCGCTTCGCGGTCGACGAGACCGGCGCCCTCATCAAGGGAAAGCCGCGCCACCCGATCGTCGAGGACGATGTCGTGATCTATGCCGGCGCCACCGTGCTCGGTCGCATCACCATCGGGCGCGGTGCCGTCATCGGCGGCAATGCCTGGGTCACCCAGGACGTCGCGCCGGGTGCGGTTCTCCTCAAAGCCGCGTCGGATTGA
- a CDS encoding family 2B encapsulin nanocompartment shell protein, translating into MTSPSSVPAPHLSVSAGAARNLATATVTAVQNSETTPRWLHRLLPWIDVAGGVYRVNRRKLVVGGAGLVATEGHGDAARIVAESLRSIPIFAALDAETLEALAARFKARHHDAGAELPAVGGTHRTLVVVAEGSVELFGIGPYGGRLRERLVGTGGFYGERGLVDEAGGPASAARALSAVTVLTLDHGALADAPALGAAVAAAAAARTALEADANIYGESKIDLLAGHTGEPLLPTTFVDYADHPREYHLSTIQTVLHTHTRITDLYSNQIDQLREQVRLTVEAVKEREEWELINNPDFGLLHEVAPGFRVPTRSGAPTPDDLDELIALVWKKPAFFLAHPKAIAAFGREATRRGVPPATVNLFGSPFITWRGIPLVPSDKVPIVRRNGVETTSILLLRVGEGEQGVVGLQKAGVTGEVEPGLSVRYSGTNEHSIASHLVTRYFSAAVLIDDAIARLDDVLIGQYHDYKY; encoded by the coding sequence ATGACTTCACCATCGAGCGTTCCCGCACCGCATCTCAGCGTCAGCGCTGGCGCGGCGCGCAATCTCGCCACCGCCACCGTCACGGCGGTCCAGAATTCTGAAACGACGCCGCGCTGGCTGCACCGGCTGCTGCCCTGGATCGACGTCGCCGGCGGTGTCTACCGCGTCAACCGGCGCAAGCTGGTCGTCGGCGGTGCCGGTCTGGTGGCGACCGAGGGGCACGGCGACGCGGCCCGCATCGTCGCGGAGAGCCTGCGCAGCATTCCAATCTTCGCTGCCCTCGACGCCGAAACGCTCGAGGCGCTCGCGGCGCGGTTCAAGGCGCGGCATCACGACGCCGGGGCTGAACTCCCGGCCGTCGGGGGGACTCACCGGACCCTGGTGGTCGTTGCCGAGGGTTCGGTCGAGCTGTTCGGGATCGGCCCCTATGGCGGTCGCCTGCGCGAGCGCCTCGTCGGCACTGGCGGCTTCTACGGGGAGCGTGGTCTCGTGGACGAGGCGGGCGGTCCGGCGAGCGCCGCGCGGGCGCTGTCCGCGGTCACCGTGCTGACGCTTGATCATGGAGCGCTCGCGGACGCGCCGGCGCTCGGCGCGGCGGTGGCGGCTGCCGCCGCGGCGCGAACCGCCCTCGAGGCGGATGCCAACATCTACGGAGAATCGAAGATCGATCTCCTCGCCGGCCATACCGGGGAGCCGCTGCTGCCGACGACCTTCGTCGACTATGCCGACCATCCCCGCGAATATCATCTGAGCACCATCCAGACGGTGCTGCACACCCACACCCGCATCACCGATCTCTACAGCAACCAGATCGACCAGCTTCGCGAGCAGGTCCGCCTCACCGTCGAGGCGGTGAAGGAGCGCGAGGAATGGGAGCTCATCAACAACCCGGATTTCGGCCTGCTCCATGAGGTGGCGCCGGGCTTCCGCGTGCCGACCCGCAGCGGCGCGCCGACGCCGGACGATCTCGACGAACTGATCGCGCTCGTCTGGAAGAAGCCCGCCTTCTTCCTCGCCCATCCGAAGGCGATCGCGGCGTTCGGCCGGGAAGCGACGCGGCGCGGCGTGCCGCCGGCGACGGTCAACCTGTTCGGTTCGCCGTTCATCACGTGGCGCGGCATTCCGCTGGTGCCGTCCGACAAGGTTCCGATCGTCCGCCGCAACGGCGTCGAGACCACGAGCATCCTGCTCTTGCGCGTCGGGGAAGGCGAACAGGGCGTCGTGGGCCTCCAGAAGGCGGGCGTCACCGGCGAGGTCGAGCCGGGGCTGTCGGTGCGCTACAGCGGCACCAACGAGCATTCCATCGCCTCTCATCTCGTCACGCGTTATTTCTCTGCGGCCGTCCTGATCGACGACGCCATCGCCCGCCTCGACGACGTGCTGATCGGTCAGTACCATGACTACAAATATTGA
- a CDS encoding cysteine desulfurase: MTTNIEVGRTPDFPSGAELTGIVNDDPFHSALIARLANEIFAEARGGPALGILPGSGIASPGIASPGIVAPAATSPATTPPSFAPAPPSPLHLVLPSADAVDAGFGVPVASAAVPTAPTVPGAFTAPSNVTALPWVAPETVSPAVSALEPAAASRPPVHPPHPGAERATDVASSPHEANGHPGEPAPFGAEDSYPFGEPRYAGALAFRHHAEIPTEGRYGAAATPDFYFLQHGGSRKAETRVEPQPRSPQAPAHHPAPPLSTFDVQAIRRDFPALHQTVNGKPLVWLDNAATTHKPQSVIDITSEFYSRHNSNIHRAAHTLAARSTDLFEGARDKLRDFVGAADSKEIIFLRGTTEAINLVAQSYGRSHFKPGDEIVVTHIEHHANIVPWQLVAQATEAVLRAAPVNDRGELIFDKFVALLGPRTKFVSVTHVANALGTINPVEQIIAAAHAWGVPVLIDAAQSSPHIPLDVRALDADFLVLSGHKVFGPTGIGILYGKAHLLEALPPWQGGGHMIRDVTFEKTVFNHIPEKFEAGTPDIAGAVGLGAAIDYLQRVGLPAIAAYEHDLLVYATEALATVPKLRLIGTAAAKASVLSFVIDGYAPDAVSRHLDKHGIATRSGHHCAQPALRRFGVETTVRASLAFYNTREDVDALIRALHLLPRA; this comes from the coding sequence ATGACTACAAATATTGAGGTCGGCCGGACGCCCGACTTTCCGTCGGGCGCCGAACTCACGGGGATCGTCAATGACGATCCCTTCCACTCCGCTCTGATCGCGCGGCTCGCGAACGAAATCTTCGCGGAGGCACGCGGCGGGCCGGCCCTGGGGATCCTCCCGGGGTCTGGCATCGCGTCGCCTGGGATCGCGTCGCCTGGGATCGTAGCGCCGGCGGCGACGTCGCCGGCGACCACCCCGCCGTCGTTCGCGCCGGCGCCCCCGAGCCCGCTGCATCTGGTGCTCCCTTCCGCCGACGCGGTCGATGCGGGCTTCGGTGTCCCGGTGGCGTCGGCGGCCGTGCCGACCGCGCCGACGGTGCCCGGCGCGTTCACGGCGCCCTCCAACGTTACGGCGCTGCCGTGGGTGGCGCCCGAGACGGTTTCCCCGGCGGTCAGCGCGCTCGAACCGGCGGCGGCGTCTCGCCCGCCGGTGCATCCGCCTCACCCGGGCGCGGAGCGCGCCACCGACGTGGCGTCCTCGCCGCATGAGGCAAACGGCCACCCAGGGGAACCCGCTCCGTTCGGCGCGGAGGATTCCTATCCCTTCGGCGAGCCGCGTTATGCCGGGGCGCTCGCGTTCCGGCACCACGCCGAGATCCCGACCGAGGGGCGCTATGGTGCCGCCGCGACGCCGGATTTCTATTTCCTCCAGCACGGCGGGTCGCGCAAGGCGGAGACGCGGGTCGAACCGCAGCCGCGCAGCCCGCAGGCCCCGGCCCATCATCCGGCCCCGCCGCTCTCCACCTTCGACGTGCAGGCGATCCGGCGCGACTTTCCGGCTCTGCACCAGACCGTGAACGGCAAGCCGCTCGTCTGGCTCGACAACGCGGCGACGACGCACAAGCCGCAGAGCGTCATCGACATCACGTCGGAGTTCTATTCGCGGCATAATTCGAACATCCACCGCGCGGCGCACACCCTCGCCGCGCGCTCAACCGATCTGTTTGAGGGCGCGCGGGATAAACTCCGCGATTTCGTCGGGGCGGCGGATTCGAAGGAGATCATCTTCCTGCGCGGCACCACCGAGGCGATCAACCTCGTCGCGCAGTCCTACGGCCGCAGCCATTTCAAGCCGGGCGACGAGATCGTCGTCACCCACATCGAGCACCACGCCAACATCGTGCCCTGGCAACTCGTCGCGCAGGCGACCGAGGCGGTGCTGCGGGCCGCGCCGGTCAACGATCGCGGCGAGCTCATCTTCGACAAGTTCGTCGCCCTGCTCGGGCCGCGGACGAAGTTCGTCTCGGTGACCCACGTCGCCAACGCGCTCGGCACCATCAACCCCGTCGAGCAGATCATCGCCGCGGCCCACGCCTGGGGCGTGCCGGTGCTCATCGACGCCGCGCAATCGTCGCCCCACATTCCGCTCGACGTGCGGGCGCTCGACGCCGACTTCCTGGTGCTCTCCGGGCACAAGGTGTTCGGACCGACCGGGATCGGCATCCTCTACGGCAAGGCGCATCTGCTCGAGGCGCTGCCGCCGTGGCAGGGCGGCGGTCACATGATCCGGGACGTGACCTTCGAGAAGACGGTCTTCAATCACATTCCGGAGAAGTTCGAGGCCGGGACGCCCGACATCGCCGGGGCGGTCGGGCTCGGCGCGGCGATCGACTATCTCCAGCGCGTCGGGCTGCCGGCGATCGCCGCCTACGAGCACGATCTCCTCGTCTATGCCACCGAGGCGCTCGCGACGGTGCCCAAGCTCCGCCTGATCGGCACCGCGGCGGCCAAGGCGAGTGTGCTTTCCTTCGTCATCGACGGCTACGCGCCGGATGCCGTGTCGCGCCATCTCGACAAGCACGGCATCGCGACGCGCTCCGGCCACCATTGCGCCCAGCCGGCTCTCAGGCGGTTCGGGGTCGAGACAACCGTTCGGGCCTCTCTCGCGTTCTACAACACGCGCGAGGACGTCGACGCGCTCATACGGGCCCTGCACCTGCTGCCACGCGCCTGA
- the tcyJ gene encoding cystine ABC transporter substrate-binding protein — MPFPSAARRWRGRAIAFLAALVVAGAGVPARAGSVYDHIEATHQLVVGMEGTYPPFNFQDSSGKLVGFEVDFANALAAELKVKPVFQLSNWSGLLGALQSGRVDVVINQVADTPEREKIFDFSEPYSYSGIQIVVKKGNPDNITGPETLAGKTVAAGLGTNYGQWLVKNVPTAIPRTYDDNVTPYQDLAAGRIDAVLNDRLVVADIVKRTGNVFEIVGKPFDPQGSSIALPKDAELQAALNHAIDALRANGTLKTISEKWFGIDVTARP; from the coding sequence ATGCCATTTCCATCAGCAGCGCGGCGATGGCGCGGCCGCGCCATCGCCTTCCTGGCCGCTCTCGTCGTGGCCGGGGCGGGCGTCCCGGCGCGGGCGGGCTCGGTCTACGACCACATCGAGGCGACGCACCAACTCGTCGTGGGGATGGAGGGCACCTATCCGCCGTTCAACTTCCAGGATTCCTCCGGCAAGCTGGTCGGATTCGAGGTCGATTTCGCCAATGCGCTCGCCGCCGAGCTGAAGGTGAAGCCGGTCTTCCAGCTCAGCAATTGGAGCGGTCTCCTCGGCGCGCTGCAATCGGGCCGCGTCGATGTCGTGATCAATCAGGTCGCCGACACACCGGAACGCGAGAAGATCTTCGATTTCTCCGAGCCCTATTCCTATTCCGGCATCCAGATCGTGGTGAAGAAGGGCAATCCGGACAACATCACCGGGCCGGAGACACTTGCTGGCAAGACGGTCGCTGCCGGGCTCGGCACCAATTATGGCCAGTGGCTCGTCAAGAACGTGCCGACTGCGATCCCGCGCACCTACGACGACAACGTCACGCCCTATCAGGATCTCGCCGCCGGCCGCATCGATGCGGTGCTCAACGACCGCCTCGTCGTCGCCGACATCGTCAAGCGCACCGGCAACGTCTTCGAGATCGTCGGCAAGCCGTTCGATCCCCAGGGCTCGTCGATCGCTCTGCCGAAGGACGCCGAATTGCAGGCGGCGCTGAACCACGCGATCGATGCGCTGCGAGCCAACGGCACGCTCAAGACGATCTCGGAGAAGTGGTTCGGGATCGACGTGACGGCGCGTCCGTGA
- the tcyL gene encoding cystine ABC transporter permease, with translation MDLSGASSLQLIAQSLPFLLRGAVYSIGLGVGSMAIGLVIAFFVAIVRLQRVPVLALAARLYVSFIRGTPLLVQLFLIYYGLPQYGVTLGPLTSALIGFSLSVGAYSSEILRGAIGAIDHGQWEAATVIGMTRWQTLRRVILPQAARTALPPLGNNFIGLIKDTSLAATIQVPELFRQAQLVTARTFDIFAMYFAAAAIYWILSTILAFGQDRLEVRANRHSRRSVA, from the coding sequence ATGGACCTCTCCGGCGCCTCGTCGCTTCAGCTCATCGCCCAGTCGCTCCCCTTCCTCCTGCGCGGCGCGGTCTATTCGATCGGCCTCGGGGTCGGCAGCATGGCGATCGGTCTCGTCATCGCCTTCTTCGTGGCGATCGTTCGTCTGCAAAGGGTCCCTGTGCTGGCGCTGGCCGCCCGCCTCTACGTCTCCTTCATCCGCGGCACGCCGCTTCTGGTGCAGCTCTTCCTGATCTATTACGGGTTGCCCCAATACGGCGTCACGCTGGGGCCGCTCACCTCGGCGCTGATCGGGTTTTCGCTCAGTGTCGGCGCCTATTCCTCGGAGATCCTGCGGGGCGCGATCGGGGCGATCGATCACGGTCAATGGGAAGCGGCAACCGTGATCGGCATGACGCGCTGGCAAACCCTGCGCCGCGTGATCCTGCCCCAGGCGGCGCGCACCGCCTTGCCCCCGCTCGGCAACAACTTCATCGGTCTCATCAAGGACACCTCGCTCGCCGCCACCATCCAGGTGCCCGAGCTGTTCCGCCAGGCGCAGCTCGTCACCGCGCGGACCTTCGACATCTTCGCCATGTATTTCGCCGCGGCCGCGATCTACTGGATCCTCTCGACCATCCTCGCCTTCGGGCAGGACCGTCTGGAGGTGCGGGCCAATCGCCACAGCCGCAGGTCCGTCGCATGA
- the tcyN gene encoding L-cystine ABC transporter ATP-binding protein TcyN, translated as MISVTGLAKRFGVTEVLKGIDLEVERGEVVTIVGPSGSGKTTLLRCLDLLETPTAGRIRVGDVVIDAARPLSQQKREVRALRLRLGFVFQNFNLFPHRTALENVIEGPVVVKGERREAAVTRARALLARVGLADRADAYPSHLSGGQQQRVAIARALAMDPEVILFDEPTSALDPELVGEVLGTIRDLAAEKRTMVIVTHEMRFARDVADRTIFVDGGVIVEQGSSKALFDEPREERTRRFLQKTRDGS; from the coding sequence ATGATCTCGGTCACCGGGCTCGCCAAACGCTTCGGCGTCACGGAGGTGCTGAAGGGGATCGATCTCGAGGTGGAGCGCGGCGAGGTCGTCACGATCGTCGGCCCGAGCGGGTCCGGCAAGACGACGCTGCTGCGCTGTCTCGACCTTCTGGAAACGCCGACCGCCGGCCGCATCCGTGTGGGCGACGTCGTCATCGACGCCGCCCGGCCGCTGTCGCAGCAGAAGCGCGAGGTTCGCGCGCTGCGCCTGCGCCTCGGCTTCGTGTTCCAGAACTTCAATCTGTTCCCACACCGCACCGCGCTCGAGAACGTCATCGAAGGCCCGGTCGTCGTGAAGGGGGAAAGACGGGAGGCAGCGGTGACGCGGGCCCGGGCGCTGCTCGCCCGCGTCGGTCTCGCCGATCGCGCCGACGCCTATCCGAGCCACCTCTCGGGCGGCCAGCAACAGCGCGTCGCCATCGCCCGCGCGCTCGCCATGGACCCGGAGGTCATTCTGTTCGACGAGCCGACCTCCGCGCTCGATCCCGAGCTTGTCGGAGAGGTGCTCGGCACCATCCGCGATCTCGCCGCCGAGAAGCGGACGATGGTGATCGTCACCCACGAGATGCGCTTTGCGCGCGACGTCGCCGATCGCACGATCTTCGTCGACGGCGGCGTCATCGTGGAACAGGGGTCGTCGAAGGCGCTGTTCGACGAGCCGCGGGAAGAGCGCACCCGGCGCTTCCTGCAGAAGACGCGAGACGGGTCCTGA
- a CDS encoding LLM class flavin-dependent oxidoreductase, producing MTSSRIAFNAFDMTCIMHQSPGLWTHPEDRSTDYKKLGYWTDLARLLERGKFDGLFIADVLGVYDTYQHSPAASIRRAMQIPVHDPLMQVSAMAAVTEKLGFGITVSATYEQPYALARRFSSLDHLTEGRIAWNIVTSYLDGAARNLGHSQQVSHDERYVLADEVVDICYKLWEGSWDEDAVVEDRANKIYADPDKVRGIAHKGKYFSVPGVHLSEPSPQRTPVIWQAGTSPAGRAFAARHAEAVFTVAPTSRILRKYVDDIRAIAADNGRDPRSVKIFTEITIVTAESDEAAQAKYEDYLTYTDYEGALAFYAGITGIDLSQLDPDQPLQYVDTDSARFALEIFSRADPDRVWTPHEVAKFVGIGAMGPVLVGGPATVADELERWVEEADIDGFNLAYAITPGTFEDFITFIVPELQARGRYWHDYDASTTVRERLYGVGHTRVRDDHPAARYRR from the coding sequence ATGACGTCGAGCCGAATCGCCTTCAACGCCTTCGATATGACGTGCATCATGCACCAGTCGCCGGGGCTCTGGACTCACCCCGAGGACCGCTCGACCGATTACAAGAAGCTCGGCTACTGGACCGATCTCGCGAGGCTTCTCGAGAGGGGCAAGTTCGACGGCTTGTTCATCGCCGACGTGCTCGGCGTCTACGACACCTACCAGCACTCGCCGGCGGCCTCGATCCGGCGGGCGATGCAGATCCCCGTCCACGATCCCCTGATGCAGGTCTCGGCAATGGCTGCGGTGACGGAGAAGCTCGGCTTCGGCATCACCGTCTCGGCGACCTACGAGCAGCCGTATGCGTTGGCCCGCCGGTTCAGTTCCCTCGACCACCTCACCGAGGGACGCATCGCCTGGAACATCGTGACGAGCTATCTCGACGGTGCGGCTCGCAATCTCGGCCATTCGCAGCAGGTCTCCCACGACGAGCGCTACGTCCTCGCCGACGAGGTGGTCGATATCTGCTACAAGCTTTGGGAGGGCTCCTGGGACGAGGACGCCGTCGTCGAGGATCGGGCGAACAAGATCTATGCCGACCCGGACAAGGTGCGGGGTATCGCGCACAAGGGCAAATATTTCTCGGTGCCCGGCGTCCATCTCAGCGAGCCGTCGCCCCAGCGGACGCCGGTGATCTGGCAGGCGGGCACCTCGCCGGCGGGACGGGCCTTCGCAGCGCGTCATGCCGAAGCGGTGTTCACCGTCGCCCCGACGTCCCGCATCCTGCGCAAATATGTCGACGATATCCGTGCGATCGCCGCCGACAACGGGCGCGATCCGCGCAGCGTGAAGATCTTCACGGAGATCACCATCGTCACGGCCGAGAGTGATGAAGCCGCGCAGGCCAAATACGAGGATTATCTCACCTACACTGATTATGAAGGCGCTCTCGCCTTCTATGCCGGGATCACCGGGATCGACCTGTCGCAGCTCGATCCAGATCAACCGTTGCAATATGTCGACACGGATTCGGCCCGCTTCGCGCTCGAGATCTTCTCCCGCGCCGATCCCGACCGGGTCTGGACACCCCATGAGGTGGCGAAGTTCGTCGGCATCGGCGCCATGGGGCCGGTCCTCGTCGGCGGGCCGGCGACGGTCGCGGATGAACTCGAGCGGTGGGTCGAGGAAGCCGACATCGACGGCTTCAACCTCGCTTACGCCATCACGCCCGGCACCTTCGAGGACTTCATCACCTTCATCGTGCCCGAGCTCCAGGCTCGTGGCCGCTATTGGCACGATTACGATGCCTCGACCACCGTCCGCGAGCGGCTCTACGGCGTCGGTCATACGCGCGTGCGCGACGACCATCCGGCGGCGCGCTACCGCCGCTGA
- a CDS encoding amino acid ABC transporter permease, protein MTAVTAFKPAAEGTRVAVRRALAKWRKGLFGSPLNIAITLAYILFAAAVLWPFVRWAFVDAVFTGPRAACDDRTGACWIFVIEKARFLVFALYPRNLDGQAAAATVLIAATLVLMAAPRLWGRKLFALVIVGFAGAIGLMGGTLTGHPVPTQNWGGFPLTVLLAAVGFLGAFPLGIVLALARRSRMGLIRLLAVAFIEGFRGVPMIAVLYVSTLVFPLMIPAGASIDKLLRAQIAIILFVAAYMAEIVRSGLQSVETSQLEGGRALGLSDRQTMQLIILPQALRRVIPSFVNLAIGLFLDTTLVTVIGLFDFLNTARAAATDPNWLGFYNEAFTVAAIVYFVISAAGSRYSLWLERRLKV, encoded by the coding sequence ATGACGGCGGTGACCGCCTTCAAGCCTGCGGCCGAAGGCACGCGGGTGGCCGTGCGCCGGGCGCTCGCCAAGTGGCGCAAGGGTCTGTTCGGCTCGCCGCTCAACATCGCGATCACGCTCGCCTACATCCTGTTCGCCGCCGCCGTGCTGTGGCCGTTCGTGCGCTGGGCGTTCGTCGATGCGGTGTTCACGGGGCCCCGCGCCGCGTGCGACGACCGCACCGGCGCGTGCTGGATCTTCGTCATCGAGAAGGCGCGCTTTCTCGTCTTCGCCCTCTATCCGCGCAATCTCGACGGACAGGCGGCCGCGGCAACCGTGCTGATCGCCGCCACGCTGGTGTTGATGGCCGCGCCGCGTTTGTGGGGCCGCAAACTATTCGCGCTGGTGATCGTGGGGTTCGCCGGGGCGATCGGGCTGATGGGCGGGACGCTCACCGGCCACCCGGTCCCAACCCAGAACTGGGGCGGCTTTCCGCTCACCGTGCTGCTCGCGGCGGTGGGCTTCCTCGGCGCGTTCCCGCTCGGAATCGTCCTCGCGCTGGCACGGCGCTCGCGGATGGGCTTGATCCGCCTTCTCGCCGTCGCCTTCATCGAGGGCTTCCGCGGCGTGCCGATGATCGCCGTGCTCTATGTCTCGACGCTGGTCTTCCCGCTGATGATTCCCGCCGGCGCCTCGATCGACAAGCTGTTGCGGGCGCAGATCGCGATCATCCTCTTCGTCGCCGCCTACATGGCGGAAATCGTCCGCTCAGGCCTGCAGTCGGTCGAAACGAGCCAGCTCGAGGGCGGCCGCGCGCTGGGCCTGAGCGACCGTCAGACGATGCAGCTCATCATCCTGCCACAGGCGCTCCGGCGGGTGATCCCCTCCTTCGTCAACCTCGCGATCGGCCTCTTTCTCGACACCACTCTGGTGACGGTGATCGGCCTGTTCGATTTCCTCAACACCGCGCGCGCCGCGGCGACCGACCCGAACTGGCTCGGCTTCTACAACGAGGCCTTCACAGTTGCCGCCATCGTCTATTTCGTGATCTCGGCCGCCGGCTCGCGCTACAGCCTCTGGCTGGAACGCCGGCTGAAGGTGTGA
- a CDS encoding amino acid ABC transporter permease, translated as MTQSALLGGAGAQAPARNAIRVWIGERPATQIVVFVAVLTLFAWLGATMDANIERTGIRPGFDFLRSAANFDIGESLIAYSPADTFGRAIVVGLLNTLAVSAAGCVLATILGVALGIGRLSENPLLSGSVRAYVELMRNTPLLLQLFVWNGLFHALPAARQAFSPLPGMLLSNRGVFIPALTFTTPAIAWAFAFLAVILVAAPIVAARTSPALRLRRRLLVSAALGALAAALVWPVAQPGLVGLDVPALKGFNIRGGLSLTPEFSALLVGLVVNAAAGIAEIVRSGIEAIPAGQWEAARSLGLSRAKALQLVVLPQAVRIILPVMTSSYLSLTKNSSLAVAIGYPDLVSIVNTVANQTGQAVEAIFIMVSVYLMISLSVSFAMNRYNARLIARSGRR; from the coding sequence ATGACGCAATCCGCACTCCTGGGCGGGGCGGGGGCGCAGGCTCCCGCCCGCAATGCGATCCGGGTCTGGATCGGCGAGCGGCCGGCGACCCAGATCGTGGTGTTCGTCGCCGTCCTCACGCTGTTCGCCTGGCTCGGCGCGACGATGGATGCCAACATCGAGCGCACCGGCATCCGGCCCGGCTTCGACTTCCTGCGCAGCGCCGCCAATTTCGACATCGGCGAAAGCCTGATCGCCTACAGTCCGGCCGACACGTTCGGCCGCGCGATCGTGGTCGGGTTGCTGAACACGCTCGCCGTCTCGGCGGCGGGATGCGTGCTCGCGACCATCCTCGGCGTCGCCCTCGGGATCGGCAGGCTGTCCGAGAACCCGCTGCTGTCGGGTTCCGTGCGGGCCTATGTCGAGCTGATGCGCAACACGCCGCTCCTGTTGCAGCTCTTCGTCTGGAACGGGCTCTTCCACGCCCTGCCGGCGGCGCGGCAGGCCTTCTCGCCGCTACCCGGCATGCTGCTGTCGAACCGCGGCGTCTTCATCCCCGCCCTCACGTTCACGACGCCCGCTATCGCCTGGGCCTTCGCATTCCTCGCTGTGATCCTGGTCGCGGCGCCGATCGTGGCGGCGCGCACCTCGCCCGCCCTCCGGCTGCGGCGGCGCCTGCTCGTCTCGGCGGCTCTCGGGGCGCTCGCGGCCGCGCTCGTCTGGCCCGTGGCGCAGCCGGGCCTCGTCGGCCTCGATGTTCCGGCCCTCAAGGGCTTCAACATCCGTGGCGGCCTCTCGCTGACACCGGAATTCTCGGCCCTCCTCGTCGGGCTCGTCGTCAACGCGGCCGCCGGCATCGCGGAAATCGTGCGCAGCGGCATCGAGGCGATCCCGGCCGGACAATGGGAGGCGGCCCGTTCGCTCGGCCTCTCCCGCGCCAAGGCGTTGCAACTCGTCGTGCTGCCCCAGGCCGTCCGCATCATCCTGCCGGTGATGACGTCGAGCTATCTGAGCCTCACCAAGAACTCGAGCCTCGCGGTGGCGATCGGCTACCCGGACCTCGTCAGCATCGTCAACACGGTCGCCAATCAGACGGGACAGGCCGTCGAGGCGATCTTCATCATGGTCTCCGTCTATCTGATGATCAGCCTCTCGGTGTCGTTCGCCATGAACCGCTACAATGCGCGCCTGATCGCCCGGAGCGGGCGCCGATGA